The following proteins come from a genomic window of Alnus glutinosa chromosome 10, dhAlnGlut1.1, whole genome shotgun sequence:
- the LOC133880593 gene encoding cyclin-P1-1-like, which translates to MRNHQNSYFVRVGGLTTEELNELELEFVYLIGLKLHVNVRVFESNCCHLEREASIGGGYHVQKKSKAGRKKEAGTIRLLVLCCRLEWGVLPFCQFYLPIMLVGNSRVQRRKFSVFEMVKDLQNVGVM; encoded by the coding sequence GAATCACCAGAATTCATACTTTGTGAGAGTTGGGGGATTAACGACAGAAGAATTAAACGAGTTGGAGCTTGAATTTGTGTACTTAATTGGCCTCAAATTGCATGTAAATGTGAGAGTGTTTGAGAGCAATTGTTGCCACTTAGAAAGAGAAGCCAGCATTGGAGGTGGTTACCATGTGCAGAAGAAATCAAAGGCAGGCAGAAAGAAGGAAGCGGGTACAATCAGATTGCTCGTGTTATGTTGTAGACTCGAATGGGGAGTTTTACCATTTTGTCAATTTTATTTACCCATCATGTTGGTGGGCAATTCTCGTGTACAAAGACGTAAATTTAGTGTATTTGAAATGGTTAAGGATTTACAGAACGTCGGAGTAATGTAA